Proteins from a single region of Chanodichthys erythropterus isolate Z2021 chromosome 13, ASM2448905v1, whole genome shotgun sequence:
- the kank1a gene encoding KN motif and ankyrin repeat domain-containing protein 1a isoform X1, which translates to MFYLEIISSENCGPSHFSTAEKDDDEKDPYCLETPYGFQLDLDFLKYVDDIERGNTIKKLNIQRKPKVVRSVPPPQSSCSGQTEWTSTDSLSSSNSDESKQSPVYFTPQNQVAPPGHTAQVHEAPRAFVKVSETKQLLPPPSPRLLRHNPQVEKTLMETRRRLEQERLLMQPLVNEPPRRRLASFGGMGSSSSLSSYSGSYGPSQISPSPHSFPNNGHLGNGEYNPYFTSSMGSSIRHSPLSSGMTTPVTNVSPLHLQHIREQMVVALKRLKELEEQVKTIPILQVKISVLQEEKRQLVSQMKNSKVAGQGPCGGFRKRSYSVGSADQYEPLTQLRTGSELHIEEMENTEQSTQRLQEFRQLTAEVEALERNIQDNNEEMKHSLHQTEQRTNQNIQRWSRESKSIGVGADENMNDVVVYRKSPGRCRDVAVGTEQELKSTGVGVTEAMLGMSSEAEAEIEMQHQTIEALKEKIYRLEVQLKETTHEMEMGKLKLQLQVAGSRKKTDKGLMARPEMYSTSVEARVSTESQCVGNHVEFNDASTNHVQQMNSVGITCRPDARHVLVGPELPMELWVVQERVEVQDQCVGRQVVMCNQSVGLELSVCEMGINTELTAEGLGLCKRDAEQAKEFRSIGCGDCSVDVMVRPIKEMATQSSATDEVHRTDFGVMVLPTCSSQYTNTEIETIGKLTNTDKVVLTDSCTNTQPYSKDKQVSTVPVETRTIAIGDGLVKDVPATLKTRSVSVGTTSSEEVMLDKSASCKTKEAGVGHMSIHENFLVGQKTRNIACGPSQSPTPTQVKNVAVGSVSSAGPIQSQAGAGVGLDHYIERVQKLLQEQQMLLAQNYSELADAFGPPQQSQFSSINSELVTTLSSINSVMKYGSVEELCTMDLLSQHEKSDHIVKETRMVSAVHSHSSSMKTEATQIGNVYTDDSHERSTASQKSRMDQQMSTALHGSHSTLKSIMKKDGHQGPNGTKKNLQFVGVNGGYETTSSDDSSSEESSSSGTEDEGEEKDEMGNVRERRKEEFRNNEAVDEDRDTEDLGQEKRQRYELNEKMLSACNMLKSHLNDPKTLSSKDVRPYLNTVQHEWFRVSSQKTAVSEMVEDYLNAFRGICPALLQHIVNMADGNGNTALHYSVSHSNFHIVKKLLDADVCNVNQQNKAGYTPIMLAALAAVEAPKDMRVVEELFSKGDVNAKASQAGQTGLMLAVSHGRMDMVKALLACGADVNIQDDEGSTALMCASEHGHVEIVKLLLAQPGCDATLSDNDESNALSIALEAGHKDIAVLLYAHMNFSKAQSPGTPRLGRKTSPSPTRKGHV; encoded by the exons AAAAAGATGATGATGAGAAGGACCCTTACTGCTTGGAAACCCCATATGGCTTTCAGCTAGACCTGGACTTCCTTAAGTATGTTGATGACATTGAGAGGGGCAACACCATCAAGAAGCTAAACATCCAGAGGAAGCCAAAAGTGGTCAGGTCTGTGCCTCCTCCTCAGAGCAGTTGCAGTGGCCAGACTGAGTGGACTTCAACAGACTCTTTGTCCTCTTCCAACAGCGATGAGAGCAAACAGTCACCTGTCTACTTCACGCCTCAGAACCAGGTAGCCCCCCCTGGCCATACTGCCCAAGTCCATGAAGCTCCCCGAGCCTTTGTGAAAGTCTCTGAGACAAAGCAGCTGCTGCCACCACCTTCTCCCCGCCTTCTTCGCCATAACCCCCAAGTGGAGAAAACACTGATGGAGACTCGAAGGCGACTGGAGCAAGAGCGGCTCCTAATGCAGCCACTAGTCAACGAGCCACCTCGCAGGCGACTGGCCAGTTTTGGCGGAATGGGCTCTTCCAGTTCCTTGTCCTCTTACAGTGGCTCTTATGGGCCAAGCCAGATTTCACCTAGCCCACATTCTTTCCCAAATAATGGACATCTAGGCAATGGCGAGTACAACCCCTACTTCACATCCTCTATGGGTAGTTCAATACGCCACAGTCCCCTCAGCTCAGGCATGACCACACCAGTGACCAATGTTAGCCCCCTGCACCTCCAGCATATTCGAGAACAGATGGTAGTGGCTCTAAAGAGACTAAAAGAACTGGAAGAGCAGGTAAAGACCATCCCAATCCTTCAAGTCAAGATATCAGTCTTGCAAGAAGAGAAAAGGCAGCTAGTGTCCCAAATGAAGAACTCCAAGGTAGCGGGACAGGGTCCGTGTGGAGGTTTTAGGAAGCGCTCCTATAGTGTTGGCAGTGCTGATCAGTATGAACCCCTGACCCAGCTCAGGACAGGCTCTGAACTTCACATTGAGGAGATGGAGAACACTGAGCAGAGCACTCAAAGGCTACAAGAGTTTAGGCAACTGACAGCTGAAGTGGAGGCTCTGGAGAGGAATATACAGGACAATAATGAGGAAATGAAGCACAGCCTACACCAAACTGAGCAAAGAACAAACCAAAACATCCAGAGGTGGAGCCGTGAGAGCAAGTCCATTGGTGTTGGAGCTGATGAGAACATGAACGACGTGGTTGTTTACCGAAAGTCGCCTGGGCGATGCAGAGATGTGGCTGTTGGAACGGAGCAGGAGTTGAAGAGCACAGGAGTTGGTGTGACTGAAGCCATGCTAGGCATGAGCAGTGAGGCAGAAGCTGAAATTGAGATGCAGCATCAGACCATCGAAGCTCTCAAAGAGAAGATCTACAGACTGGAGGTCCAACTTAAGGAGACCACCCACGAAATGGAAATGGGAAAGCTAAAGCTTCAGCTTCAAGTGGCTGGATcgagaaaaaaaacagacaagGGTTTGATGGCAAGGCCAGAGATGTACAGCACGTCAGTGGAGGCCAGAGTGTCCACAGAGAGCCAATGTGTTGGAAACCATGTTGAGTTTAATGACGCAAGCACAAATCATGTCCAACAAATGAATTCAGTAGGCATTACTTGCAGACCAGATGCAAGGCATGTTTTGGTAGGTCCAGAGTTGCCAATGGAGCTGTGGGTTGTACAAGAACGTGTTGAGGTTCAGGATCAATGTGTTGGCAGGCAGGTAGTGATGTGCAACCAGAGTGTGGGACTGGAATTAAGTGTATGTGAAATGGGGATCAACACTGAGTTAACAGCTGAAGGTTTAGGACTTTGCAAAAGAGATGCTGAACAAGCCAAGGAGTTCAGGTCTATTGGATGTGGAGATTGTTCAGTGGACGTAATGGTCAGACCCATCAAGGAGATGGCAACCCAGAGCTCAGCAACAGAtgaagttcacagaactgactTTGGAGTCATGGTCTTACCCACTTGTTCTTCCCAGTACACAAACACAGAAATTGAGACAATAGGCAAGTTAACCAATACAGACAAGGTCGTTCTTACTGATTCCTGCACGAATACACAACCATATTCAAAAGACAAACAAGTAAGCACTGTACCAGTGGAAACGCGTACCATAGCCATTGGGGATGGTCTTGTAAAAGATGTGCCGGCCACATTGAAAACACGCTCAGTTTCAGTAGGTACTACATCATCTGAAGAAGTTATGCTTGATAAGTCAGCATCTTGCAAAACCAAAGAGGCTGGGGTTGGCCACATGAGCATACATGAAAACTTCTTAGTCGGTCAGAAGACAAGGAACATTGCCTGTGGCCCCTCTCAGTCTCCTACCCCGACCCAAGTTAAGAATGTTGCTGTGGGATCAGTGTCATCAGCAGGACCCATCCAGTCACAGGCTGGGGCAGGTGTTGGACTTGATCACTACATAGAGAGAGTGCAGAAGCTCTTGCAGGAACAGCAGATGTTGCTCGCTCAGAACTACAGTGAGCTTGCAGATGCCTTCGGCCCACCTCAACAATCCCAGTTTAGCTCCATCAACAGTGAGCTAGTTACTACTCTATCATCCATCAATTCAGTTATGAAGTACGGAAGTGTTGAGGAACTCTGCACTATGGACCTTCTAAGCCAACATGAGAAATCAGACCACATTGTGAAAG AAACGCGGATGGTCAGTGCAGTCCATTCCCACTCGAGTAGTATGAAAACAGAGGCCACACAGATAGGAAATGTCTATACTGATGACTCACATGAACGGAGCACAGCTTCACAGAAAAGCCGCATGGACCAGCAAATGTCCACAGCATTGCATG GCAGTCACAGCACCCTGAAGTCCATCATGAAGAAAGACGGTCACCAGGGACCTAATGGCACAAAAAAGAACTTGCAGTTTGTTGGTGTGAATGGAGG GTATGAGACGACATCGAGTGATGACTCCAGCTCAGAAGAGAGCAGCTCCTCTGGTACAGAGGATGAAGGGGAGGAGAAAGACGAGATGGGGAATGTGAGAGAAAGGAGGAAAGAAGAATTCAGGAATAATGAAGCAGTGGATGAAGATAGAGACACTGAAGATTTAGGCCAGGAGAAAAGGCAGAG GTATGAGTTGAATGAAAAGATGCTTTCTGCATGCAACATGCTGAAATCCCACCTCAACGACCCCAAGACTTTATCTAGTAAAGATGTG AGGCCATATTTGAACACAGTGCAGCACGAGTGGTTCCGTGTGTCCAGTCAGAAAACGGCCGTGTCGGAGATGGTGGAGGATTACCTGAATGCTTTCAGAGGCATCTGCCCTGCCCTGCTACAACACATTGTAAATATGGCCGATGGCAACGGGAACACCGCCCTCCATTACAGTGTATCCCATTCCAACTTCCACATTGTGAAGAAGCTGCTGGATGCTG ATGTCTGCAATGTCAATCAGCAGAACAAGGCGGGTTATACTCCCATCATGCTAGCAGCACTAGCTGCCGTGGAGGCCCCGAAGGACATGAGGGTGGTTGAAGAACTGTTCAGCAAAGGAGATGTCAATGCAAAAGCCAGCCAG GCTGGTCAGACAGGGCTGATGCTGGCTGTCAGTCATGGCAGAATGGACATGGTGAAGGCTCTGCTCGCCTGCGGTGCAGACGTCAACATCCAGGACGATGAGGGCTCGACCGCACTTATGTGTGCTAGTGAACACGGCCACGTTGAGATAGTCAAGCTGCTGCTGGCTCAGCCGGGCTGCGACGCCACACTCAGCGATAAT GATGAGAGCAATGCCCTGTCTATTGCTCTGGAAGCGGGTCATAAGGACATAGCAGTGTTGCTGTATGCCCATATGAACTTCTCCAAAGCACAGTCACCA GGTACGCCTCGACTTGGGAGGAAGACTTCACCCAGTCCTACAAGGAAGGGACATGTTTGA
- the kank1a gene encoding KN motif and ankyrin repeat domain-containing protein 1a isoform X2, with protein MAQTMHVNGNASEKDDDEKDPYCLETPYGFQLDLDFLKYVDDIERGNTIKKLNIQRKPKVVRSVPPPQSSCSGQTEWTSTDSLSSSNSDESKQSPVYFTPQNQVAPPGHTAQVHEAPRAFVKVSETKQLLPPPSPRLLRHNPQVEKTLMETRRRLEQERLLMQPLVNEPPRRRLASFGGMGSSSSLSSYSGSYGPSQISPSPHSFPNNGHLGNGEYNPYFTSSMGSSIRHSPLSSGMTTPVTNVSPLHLQHIREQMVVALKRLKELEEQVKTIPILQVKISVLQEEKRQLVSQMKNSKVAGQGPCGGFRKRSYSVGSADQYEPLTQLRTGSELHIEEMENTEQSTQRLQEFRQLTAEVEALERNIQDNNEEMKHSLHQTEQRTNQNIQRWSRESKSIGVGADENMNDVVVYRKSPGRCRDVAVGTEQELKSTGVGVTEAMLGMSSEAEAEIEMQHQTIEALKEKIYRLEVQLKETTHEMEMGKLKLQLQVAGSRKKTDKGLMARPEMYSTSVEARVSTESQCVGNHVEFNDASTNHVQQMNSVGITCRPDARHVLVGPELPMELWVVQERVEVQDQCVGRQVVMCNQSVGLELSVCEMGINTELTAEGLGLCKRDAEQAKEFRSIGCGDCSVDVMVRPIKEMATQSSATDEVHRTDFGVMVLPTCSSQYTNTEIETIGKLTNTDKVVLTDSCTNTQPYSKDKQVSTVPVETRTIAIGDGLVKDVPATLKTRSVSVGTTSSEEVMLDKSASCKTKEAGVGHMSIHENFLVGQKTRNIACGPSQSPTPTQVKNVAVGSVSSAGPIQSQAGAGVGLDHYIERVQKLLQEQQMLLAQNYSELADAFGPPQQSQFSSINSELVTTLSSINSVMKYGSVEELCTMDLLSQHEKSDHIVKETRMVSAVHSHSSSMKTEATQIGNVYTDDSHERSTASQKSRMDQQMSTALHGSHSTLKSIMKKDGHQGPNGTKKNLQFVGVNGGYETTSSDDSSSEESSSSGTEDEGEEKDEMGNVRERRKEEFRNNEAVDEDRDTEDLGQEKRQRYELNEKMLSACNMLKSHLNDPKTLSSKDVRPYLNTVQHEWFRVSSQKTAVSEMVEDYLNAFRGICPALLQHIVNMADGNGNTALHYSVSHSNFHIVKKLLDADVCNVNQQNKAGYTPIMLAALAAVEAPKDMRVVEELFSKGDVNAKASQAGQTGLMLAVSHGRMDMVKALLACGADVNIQDDEGSTALMCASEHGHVEIVKLLLAQPGCDATLSDNDESNALSIALEAGHKDIAVLLYAHMNFSKAQSPGTPRLGRKTSPSPTRKGHV; from the exons AAAAAGATGATGATGAGAAGGACCCTTACTGCTTGGAAACCCCATATGGCTTTCAGCTAGACCTGGACTTCCTTAAGTATGTTGATGACATTGAGAGGGGCAACACCATCAAGAAGCTAAACATCCAGAGGAAGCCAAAAGTGGTCAGGTCTGTGCCTCCTCCTCAGAGCAGTTGCAGTGGCCAGACTGAGTGGACTTCAACAGACTCTTTGTCCTCTTCCAACAGCGATGAGAGCAAACAGTCACCTGTCTACTTCACGCCTCAGAACCAGGTAGCCCCCCCTGGCCATACTGCCCAAGTCCATGAAGCTCCCCGAGCCTTTGTGAAAGTCTCTGAGACAAAGCAGCTGCTGCCACCACCTTCTCCCCGCCTTCTTCGCCATAACCCCCAAGTGGAGAAAACACTGATGGAGACTCGAAGGCGACTGGAGCAAGAGCGGCTCCTAATGCAGCCACTAGTCAACGAGCCACCTCGCAGGCGACTGGCCAGTTTTGGCGGAATGGGCTCTTCCAGTTCCTTGTCCTCTTACAGTGGCTCTTATGGGCCAAGCCAGATTTCACCTAGCCCACATTCTTTCCCAAATAATGGACATCTAGGCAATGGCGAGTACAACCCCTACTTCACATCCTCTATGGGTAGTTCAATACGCCACAGTCCCCTCAGCTCAGGCATGACCACACCAGTGACCAATGTTAGCCCCCTGCACCTCCAGCATATTCGAGAACAGATGGTAGTGGCTCTAAAGAGACTAAAAGAACTGGAAGAGCAGGTAAAGACCATCCCAATCCTTCAAGTCAAGATATCAGTCTTGCAAGAAGAGAAAAGGCAGCTAGTGTCCCAAATGAAGAACTCCAAGGTAGCGGGACAGGGTCCGTGTGGAGGTTTTAGGAAGCGCTCCTATAGTGTTGGCAGTGCTGATCAGTATGAACCCCTGACCCAGCTCAGGACAGGCTCTGAACTTCACATTGAGGAGATGGAGAACACTGAGCAGAGCACTCAAAGGCTACAAGAGTTTAGGCAACTGACAGCTGAAGTGGAGGCTCTGGAGAGGAATATACAGGACAATAATGAGGAAATGAAGCACAGCCTACACCAAACTGAGCAAAGAACAAACCAAAACATCCAGAGGTGGAGCCGTGAGAGCAAGTCCATTGGTGTTGGAGCTGATGAGAACATGAACGACGTGGTTGTTTACCGAAAGTCGCCTGGGCGATGCAGAGATGTGGCTGTTGGAACGGAGCAGGAGTTGAAGAGCACAGGAGTTGGTGTGACTGAAGCCATGCTAGGCATGAGCAGTGAGGCAGAAGCTGAAATTGAGATGCAGCATCAGACCATCGAAGCTCTCAAAGAGAAGATCTACAGACTGGAGGTCCAACTTAAGGAGACCACCCACGAAATGGAAATGGGAAAGCTAAAGCTTCAGCTTCAAGTGGCTGGATcgagaaaaaaaacagacaagGGTTTGATGGCAAGGCCAGAGATGTACAGCACGTCAGTGGAGGCCAGAGTGTCCACAGAGAGCCAATGTGTTGGAAACCATGTTGAGTTTAATGACGCAAGCACAAATCATGTCCAACAAATGAATTCAGTAGGCATTACTTGCAGACCAGATGCAAGGCATGTTTTGGTAGGTCCAGAGTTGCCAATGGAGCTGTGGGTTGTACAAGAACGTGTTGAGGTTCAGGATCAATGTGTTGGCAGGCAGGTAGTGATGTGCAACCAGAGTGTGGGACTGGAATTAAGTGTATGTGAAATGGGGATCAACACTGAGTTAACAGCTGAAGGTTTAGGACTTTGCAAAAGAGATGCTGAACAAGCCAAGGAGTTCAGGTCTATTGGATGTGGAGATTGTTCAGTGGACGTAATGGTCAGACCCATCAAGGAGATGGCAACCCAGAGCTCAGCAACAGAtgaagttcacagaactgactTTGGAGTCATGGTCTTACCCACTTGTTCTTCCCAGTACACAAACACAGAAATTGAGACAATAGGCAAGTTAACCAATACAGACAAGGTCGTTCTTACTGATTCCTGCACGAATACACAACCATATTCAAAAGACAAACAAGTAAGCACTGTACCAGTGGAAACGCGTACCATAGCCATTGGGGATGGTCTTGTAAAAGATGTGCCGGCCACATTGAAAACACGCTCAGTTTCAGTAGGTACTACATCATCTGAAGAAGTTATGCTTGATAAGTCAGCATCTTGCAAAACCAAAGAGGCTGGGGTTGGCCACATGAGCATACATGAAAACTTCTTAGTCGGTCAGAAGACAAGGAACATTGCCTGTGGCCCCTCTCAGTCTCCTACCCCGACCCAAGTTAAGAATGTTGCTGTGGGATCAGTGTCATCAGCAGGACCCATCCAGTCACAGGCTGGGGCAGGTGTTGGACTTGATCACTACATAGAGAGAGTGCAGAAGCTCTTGCAGGAACAGCAGATGTTGCTCGCTCAGAACTACAGTGAGCTTGCAGATGCCTTCGGCCCACCTCAACAATCCCAGTTTAGCTCCATCAACAGTGAGCTAGTTACTACTCTATCATCCATCAATTCAGTTATGAAGTACGGAAGTGTTGAGGAACTCTGCACTATGGACCTTCTAAGCCAACATGAGAAATCAGACCACATTGTGAAAG AAACGCGGATGGTCAGTGCAGTCCATTCCCACTCGAGTAGTATGAAAACAGAGGCCACACAGATAGGAAATGTCTATACTGATGACTCACATGAACGGAGCACAGCTTCACAGAAAAGCCGCATGGACCAGCAAATGTCCACAGCATTGCATG GCAGTCACAGCACCCTGAAGTCCATCATGAAGAAAGACGGTCACCAGGGACCTAATGGCACAAAAAAGAACTTGCAGTTTGTTGGTGTGAATGGAGG GTATGAGACGACATCGAGTGATGACTCCAGCTCAGAAGAGAGCAGCTCCTCTGGTACAGAGGATGAAGGGGAGGAGAAAGACGAGATGGGGAATGTGAGAGAAAGGAGGAAAGAAGAATTCAGGAATAATGAAGCAGTGGATGAAGATAGAGACACTGAAGATTTAGGCCAGGAGAAAAGGCAGAG GTATGAGTTGAATGAAAAGATGCTTTCTGCATGCAACATGCTGAAATCCCACCTCAACGACCCCAAGACTTTATCTAGTAAAGATGTG AGGCCATATTTGAACACAGTGCAGCACGAGTGGTTCCGTGTGTCCAGTCAGAAAACGGCCGTGTCGGAGATGGTGGAGGATTACCTGAATGCTTTCAGAGGCATCTGCCCTGCCCTGCTACAACACATTGTAAATATGGCCGATGGCAACGGGAACACCGCCCTCCATTACAGTGTATCCCATTCCAACTTCCACATTGTGAAGAAGCTGCTGGATGCTG ATGTCTGCAATGTCAATCAGCAGAACAAGGCGGGTTATACTCCCATCATGCTAGCAGCACTAGCTGCCGTGGAGGCCCCGAAGGACATGAGGGTGGTTGAAGAACTGTTCAGCAAAGGAGATGTCAATGCAAAAGCCAGCCAG GCTGGTCAGACAGGGCTGATGCTGGCTGTCAGTCATGGCAGAATGGACATGGTGAAGGCTCTGCTCGCCTGCGGTGCAGACGTCAACATCCAGGACGATGAGGGCTCGACCGCACTTATGTGTGCTAGTGAACACGGCCACGTTGAGATAGTCAAGCTGCTGCTGGCTCAGCCGGGCTGCGACGCCACACTCAGCGATAAT GATGAGAGCAATGCCCTGTCTATTGCTCTGGAAGCGGGTCATAAGGACATAGCAGTGTTGCTGTATGCCCATATGAACTTCTCCAAAGCACAGTCACCA GGTACGCCTCGACTTGGGAGGAAGACTTCACCCAGTCCTACAAGGAAGGGACATGTTTGA